CAGCTCTCAACGGGATAAACAGCATGACTGAGCAGATTGCCTTCCAGGTTATAGATATCGAAAAACAATTCATTGTGTGTGCCACGTCTTACCCAAAGATTCTTATCAGGTCCGATTCCAACTTCACTTATCATATTCTCATAAATTGAGGGATGAACATCCCTTGAAGGTGAACCACCCATCCTTTGGTAGGTATAGTTCATATATTCCGATTCACTGGCAATCTCCTCAGTCGATTTTTCAACAGGAGTCATATCCCTTGTGATACTAAGTATTTCTGTGCCGGTGGAATCCCAGCCTATTACTCTGTATTCAAATGCATCAACTTGACCAAAATATACATTTCCATTTCCATCCCCATACGAACTTAACAGGTGAAATACAGTAAAATTAATAGATACTGATGGATCTCTATCATATTCGCTGTTGGATATCTGAATTGAATCTTTCCATAAAAGAGTCTCCCAGTCCGGTTCACTCCAATTGTAGATTGCAGCAGTTTGCCACTCAGCATCTGTCTCAGGATTTCCATCATATCTGCATGCAACCAGTTTATTGTTAGTCAACGGAGAAACATGATATGGGGAATTATTCAGCCACAAACTG
The DNA window shown above is from Candidatus Aegiribacteria sp. and carries:
- a CDS encoding 6-bladed beta-propeller, which codes for MNCYDIYAELKDLSERVLLSSGSISLLFLFLGCAESDSPPTVDYQITHSVDTLQVVFEIGEEIGDSTNTFWSIVGVDIDDQGRIFVVDEIDASVKAYDLQGNYIQQVTRRGNGPGELQHPQGLCIMPDGRLVIIAPSKNGYVVFNDSLEFVEEVSLWLNNSPYHVSPLTNNKLVACRYDGNPETDAEWQTAAIYNWSEPDWETLLWKDSIQISNSEYDRDPSVSINFTVFHLLSSYGDGNGNVYFGQVDAFEYRVIGWDSTGTEILSITRDMTPVEKSTEEIASESEYMNYTYQRMGGSPSRDVHPSIYENMISEVGIGPDKNLWVRRGTHNELFFDIYNLEGNLLSHAVYPVESWSWEIKITTQGILAWELDPLEGFQKLYFLE